A single window of Sphaerodactylus townsendi isolate TG3544 linkage group LG05, MPM_Stown_v2.3, whole genome shotgun sequence DNA harbors:
- the SARS1 gene encoding serine--tRNA ligase, cytoplasmic yields the protein MVLDLDLFRADKGGDPVLIRETQLKRFKDPALVDALVAADGAWRRCRFRADNLNKLKNLCSKTIGEKMKKKEPVGNDDHVPENAQNLDELTADSLAGLQVNQIKKIRLLIDEAILKCDEERLKLEAERFENLREIGNLLHPSVPISNDEDADNKVERIWGDCSERKKYSHVDLVVMVDGYEGEKGAIVAGSRGYFLKGPLVFLEQALIQYALQTLLSKGYTPVYTPFFMRKEVMQEVAQLSQFDEELYKVIGKCSEKSDDNTIDEKYLIATSEQPIAALHRDEWLKPEDLPIKYAGLSTCFRQEVGSHGRDTRGIFRVHQFEKIEQFVYASPHDNKSWEMFDEMIAVAEEFYQSLGIPYHIVNIVSGSLNHAASKKLDLEAWFPGSGAFRELVSCSNCTDYQARRLRIRYGQTKKMMDKVEFVHMLNATMCATTRTICAILENYQTEEGIVVPERLRSFMPPGLKEMIKFVKPAPIDQELSKKQKKQHEGGKKKSAGGDCALEGKMQSMDVNSS from the exons ATGGTGCTCGACCTGGACCTTTTCCGCGCCGACAAGGGGGGCGACCCGGTCCTCATCCGCGAGACGCAGCTCAAGCGCTTCAAGGACCCAGCCCTCGTGGACGCGCTGGTGGCCGCCGACGGGGCCTGGCGAAGAT GCAGATTTCGTGCAGACAATCTGAACAAACTGAAGAACCTGTGCAGCAAAACTATAGGAGAGAAAATGAAG AAAAAAGAACCAGTGGGAAATGATGACCATGTACCAGAAAATGCACAAAATCTTGATGAGCTCACAGCAGACAGTTTAGCA GGTCTTCAAGTAAACCAAATCAAGAAAATCCGTCTTCTTATTGATGAAGCAATACTGAAGTGTGATGAAGAGCGCTTAAAGCTAGAAGCAGAACGGTTTGAAAACCTCAGAGAAATCGGAAATCTCCTTCACCCCTCTGTGCCTATCAGCAATGATGAG GATGCAGATAACAAAGTGGAGAGGATATGGGGAGACTGTTCAGAGAGGAAGAAGTACTCCCATGTGGACCTGGTTGTTATGGTGGATGGCTATGAGGGAGAAAAGGGAGCCATTGTAGCTGGCAGCAGAGGATACTTTCTTAAG gGTCCCCTTGTTTTTCTGGAGCAGGCTCTCATTCAGTATGCCCTGCAGACATTGCTTAGTAAAGGATACACCCCTGTTTATACTCCCTTCTTCATGAGAAAAGAGGTGATGCAGGAAGTGGCTCAGCTAAGTCAGTTTGATGAAGAGCTTTACAAG GTAATTGGCAAATGTAGTGAGAAAAGTGATGATAACACCATTGATGAGAAATACCTGATTGCTACTTCCGAGCAGCCAATTGCTGCTTTGCACAGGGATGAATGGCTGAAGCCAGAAGATCTACCTATCAAATATGCGGGATTGTCCACTTGCTTCCGCCAGGAAGTTGGCTCACATGGCCGTGATACTAGAGGCATCTTCCGAGTGCACCAGTTTGAAAAG ATAGAACAGTTTGTCTACGCCTCACCTCATGATAACAAATCTTGGGAAATGTTTGATGAAATGATTGCAGTTGCTGAAGAGTTCTATCAGTCTTTGGGCATCCCTTACCACATTGTGAATATTGTCTCAG GCTCTTTGAATCATGCTGCCAGTAAAAAACTGGATCTAGAAGCATGGTTCCCAGGATCAGGAGCTTTCCGTGAGCTAGTTTCCTGCTCAAATTGCACCGATTACCAGGCACGTCGACTTCGCATCCGTTATGGGCAAACCAAGAAGATGATGGACAAA GTGGAATTTGTACATATGCTAAATGCCACAATGTGTGCTACAACACGCACTATTTGTGCCATCTTGGAAAATTATCAGACAGAGGAGGGAATTGTTGTGCCTGAGAGACTAAGGAGCTTTATGCCACCAG GTCTGAAAGAAATGATAAAATTTGTGAAACCTGCTCCTATCGACCAGGAACTTTccaagaagcagaagaaacagcATGAAGGAGGCAAAAAGAAATCGGCTGGAGGGGACTGCGCCCTGGAAGGGAAGATGCAGAGCATGGATGTGAACAGTTCTTAA